A window of the Haloquadratum walsbyi C23 genome harbors these coding sequences:
- a CDS encoding adenosylcobinamide amidohydrolase, whose translation MTKENTESDTTSDVTDCTDHNISSENDDMTFFDLTVRDGVCRLYRPDTRWLSTGYNGGVSRGDVAYLLSVPHGWTETAVSAYVAERCATAGFEYISTFTDGRGRSLTDTQTETPHNTTHAGTDDTIWMNTETRTYTPALLTGVDLQHARRARLDPVEVIVTAGVSNPATLPMSEMINDNQSTENAMTDAEPDTNIDTSGELDDSRINKSDRDDFGTVNIILGTTRSLTPGALSNLVAVVSEAKAATLMAQTGFTGTTSDAVLIASDPTGNMKRFSGSATAVGNAARVCVRDALCAALASRYKSEPLPTSVEMASHGIVTDDRAFVSPVQISEETDTTTES comes from the coding sequence ATGACTAAAGAAAATACGGAATCTGATACTACCTCAGATGTCACTGATTGCACTGATCATAATATCTCATCTGAGAACGACGATATGACATTTTTTGATCTGACCGTTCGAGATGGAGTGTGTCGTCTCTATCGTCCGGATACTCGATGGCTCTCGACAGGATACAATGGCGGGGTATCTCGAGGCGATGTGGCATATCTTCTTTCTGTCCCCCATGGGTGGACCGAAACTGCTGTTTCTGCATACGTCGCCGAGCGATGTGCAACTGCTGGATTTGAATATATCTCCACTTTCACCGATGGGAGGGGGAGGTCATTAACTGATACGCAGACAGAAACGCCTCACAACACTACACACGCAGGTACTGATGATACCATATGGATGAATACTGAGACAAGGACATACACACCAGCACTACTCACTGGTGTCGACCTCCAACATGCCCGACGAGCACGTCTTGACCCCGTTGAGGTAATCGTCACCGCTGGAGTTAGTAATCCAGCAACACTCCCAATGTCAGAGATGATAAATGATAACCAGTCAACAGAAAATGCAATGACGGATGCTGAACCCGATACAAATATAGATACATCTGGTGAACTGGACGATTCCCGAATCAACAAGTCTGATAGAGATGATTTTGGAACCGTGAATATCATCCTTGGGACGACACGGTCACTCACTCCAGGGGCACTTTCAAATCTTGTTGCTGTTGTGAGTGAAGCAAAGGCGGCAACACTCATGGCACAGACCGGATTTACTGGGACAACATCTGATGCAGTTCTGATTGCATCAGACCCAACAGGCAATATGAAGCGGTTTTCTGGCAGCGCCACTGCTGTTGGCAACGCTGCACGAGTGTGTGTTCGTGATGCTCTCTGCGCTGCGCTTGCATCTCGATACAAATCTGAGCCTCTTCCAACGTCCGTCGAAATGGCTTCACACGGGATTGTGACCGATGATCGCGCTTTCGTTAGTCCTGTTCAAATATCGGAAGAGACAGACACAACAACAGAATCATGA
- the cobS gene encoding adenosylcobinamide-GDP ribazoletransferase translates to MVISAIRGGIGFLTRVPIGHDKKAWDAFRQTPVAFTVIGYPLGTLVALPFVLLSIVPVPTLIGVYLLILIGVTGITHIDGIADIGDAAVVHDTDDEHSRRRSVLHDSQVGVGGALAVTVTVVSLALGVLGATRTTPQVTFILVLTAEVGAKSAMALLVCTGDAAHDGLGAALIDESTPLSLFPVILALTPLLLGIPYLGAGSTAAVVLTPLIVALVIKQWADDALGGISGDVLGAVNEVSRAAAIHAGVVVWTL, encoded by the coding sequence GTGGTTATAAGTGCCATTCGTGGAGGGATTGGCTTTCTCACTCGTGTTCCAATTGGGCACGATAAGAAAGCCTGGGATGCATTTCGACAGACGCCTGTTGCGTTTACAGTTATTGGTTATCCACTCGGTACATTAGTCGCTCTTCCATTTGTTCTTCTCTCTATTGTTCCTGTGCCGACACTCATTGGAGTGTATCTTCTGATTCTTATCGGTGTAACTGGCATTACACACATAGACGGGATAGCAGATATTGGGGATGCCGCAGTTGTTCATGATACTGATGATGAACACAGTCGCCGACGCTCGGTATTGCATGACTCACAGGTCGGTGTTGGAGGGGCACTCGCTGTGACGGTGACTGTGGTGTCACTTGCACTTGGAGTGCTCGGCGCTACCAGAACCACCCCGCAGGTTACATTTATACTTGTCCTCACTGCAGAGGTAGGAGCAAAATCTGCAATGGCACTACTTGTGTGCACAGGTGATGCTGCACATGACGGTCTTGGCGCTGCACTAATCGATGAGTCAACGCCACTATCTTTATTTCCAGTTATACTGGCACTAACGCCGTTGCTACTTGGTATTCCATACCTGGGCGCTGGTTCGACTGCAGCGGTAGTATTGACCCCGCTCATCGTCGCATTGGTGATTAAGCAGTGGGCTGACGATGCACTTGGTGGTATCAGCGGTGATGTTCTTGGCGCTGTAAACGAAGTCAGCCGCGCTGCTGCTATTCATGCAGGGGTGGTTGTATGGACGCTTTGA
- a CDS encoding ribbon-helix-helix domain-containing protein, translated as MERVTLRIPKQQIEEVEQMVETGEFPNRSEAIRSAVREMINEQQDDRHESSSKHTWAKV; from the coding sequence ATGGAGCGTGTGACACTACGAATTCCGAAGCAACAGATAGAGGAAGTCGAACAAATGGTTGAAACGGGCGAGTTCCCGAATCGATCAGAAGCCATTCGTTCGGCGGTACGTGAGATGATTAATGAACAACAAGACGACCGTCACGAGTCGTCAAGCAAACATACGTGGGCGAAGGTGTAA
- a CDS encoding deoxyribonuclease IV, whose translation MLVGAHESIAGGVANAVDRQLENGGNCGQIFTHSPQVWQDPSIDDTDAEAFRDRSQMHDIGPWVIHSSYLVNLCTPKDDLRAKSIDSMQQEVDAAAQLSIPYVNVHLGAHTGAGEQQGLDNAISALDELTIPDSVTVLLESDAGSGTKLGNKFDHLAYVLEESTHELEVCLDTAHVFAAGYDLSSPAAVNTTIKEFDTTVGVDNLACVHLNDSKHACGTNKDEHAHIGEGKIGESGMEAFINHSAIDPIPLVLETPNENGKGFAWNIDRVRNLAENPA comes from the coding sequence ATGCTCGTTGGTGCACATGAATCCATTGCTGGTGGGGTCGCGAATGCCGTTGATAGACAACTTGAGAACGGTGGTAATTGTGGACAAATATTTACTCATTCTCCGCAAGTCTGGCAGGACCCATCGATTGATGACACAGACGCAGAAGCATTTCGTGACCGCTCTCAGATGCATGACATCGGTCCATGGGTTATTCACTCATCGTATCTTGTGAATCTCTGTACGCCGAAAGATGACCTTCGAGCAAAGTCAATTGATTCGATGCAACAGGAGGTTGATGCTGCAGCGCAATTATCGATTCCATACGTAAATGTTCATCTTGGCGCACATACTGGAGCAGGCGAACAACAAGGGCTTGATAATGCAATCTCTGCACTTGATGAACTTACGATTCCAGATAGTGTGACAGTCTTACTCGAGTCTGATGCCGGCTCGGGAACAAAACTTGGTAATAAATTTGACCACCTTGCATACGTGCTTGAAGAAAGCACTCATGAACTTGAGGTCTGTCTTGACACTGCACACGTTTTTGCGGCTGGATATGACCTTTCAAGCCCAGCTGCTGTCAATACAACAATCAAAGAATTCGACACAACCGTGGGAGTGGATAATCTTGCATGTGTCCATCTGAATGATTCGAAACACGCCTGTGGGACAAACAAGGATGAACACGCACATATTGGCGAAGGTAAAATTGGTGAGTCTGGGATGGAGGCATTCATTAATCACTCCGCAATTGATCCGATTCCACTCGTATTAGAGACCCCAAATGAGAATGGCAAAGGATTTGCATGGAATATTGACCGAGTTCGGAATCTTGCGGAGAATCCCGCCTAA
- a CDS encoding NTP transferase domain-containing protein: protein MDALIMCGGHGTRLRGRRNDSSDNETRPPDEVLNIEINDNSADHGDGLRPDNSVTNRSSAVSDQSIIDCEKPLIEINGTAMLSHVSSALTASPVETVWAVTSPNAPRTATAVREASRFESIASIETPGDGYVSDLQHALSMLDTPVVTTPADLPLISSDHIAKVINTARLNDDNDPTSTMLCVPAALKKQLGVSVDTVFEHDHLQVAPSGINIVAGDTDTVQLSYDARLAINVNRPTDKRVAEKLCE, encoded by the coding sequence ATGGACGCTTTGATAATGTGTGGTGGTCATGGGACACGTCTTCGCGGTCGACGGAATGATAGTTCAGACAATGAGACTCGACCACCGGATGAGGTTTTAAATATCGAAATTAATGATAATAGCGCTGATCATGGTGATGGATTACGCCCAGACAATTCAGTCACGAATCGGTCATCTGCTGTGTCAGATCAGTCGATAATTGACTGTGAGAAGCCACTTATCGAAATTAATGGCACTGCTATGCTTTCCCATGTGTCTAGTGCACTTACAGCAAGCCCGGTTGAGACGGTCTGGGCAGTGACATCACCGAATGCACCCCGAACTGCAACCGCGGTTCGTGAAGCATCTCGGTTTGAATCAATAGCATCAATCGAAACCCCAGGCGATGGATACGTTTCTGACCTCCAGCATGCGCTTTCTATGCTCGACACACCAGTTGTAACCACCCCAGCCGATCTTCCACTTATATCAAGCGATCATATTGCAAAGGTAATCAACACCGCTCGTCTAAACGATGATAATGACCCGACGTCGACTATGCTGTGTGTTCCAGCAGCACTAAAAAAACAACTTGGTGTTTCTGTTGATACAGTATTTGAGCATGATCATCTCCAGGTCGCCCCAAGTGGTATTAATATCGTTGCAGGAGATACTGACACTGTACAGTTGAGTTATGATGCTCGACTAGCAATTAATGTGAACCGACCGACAGATAAGCGTGTCGCAGAAAAGCTATGCGAGTAA
- the cbiB gene encoding adenosylcobinamide-phosphate synthase CbiB gives MITLGSIAVIVAIGLDTIIGEPPAFIHPVALFGQLVDIVDRSYDSPNIVGILIATTLPIGFGIVTATSVYVVFSVNSQLGAFAAGCVLFTLISLRLLLRTVHDVVMMTTADVSAARYELRALAGRDASELDAAHIRSAAVESAAENLADGFIGPLLAFTLFAPVSVSIGVASAAWVKAINTLDSMLGYRSKPIGTASARLDDIIMWVPARLTAALLSVAVGHPLLPLRQQVRVDAAQTTSPNAGWPMATIAALLPARLHKPDTYELRTSASLPDKSVATYAIQITRRAGVIAIVLTITILEGITWL, from the coding sequence GTGATTACACTCGGCAGTATTGCAGTCATCGTTGCGATTGGTCTCGATACGATCATTGGTGAACCGCCTGCATTCATTCATCCAGTAGCGCTTTTTGGACAACTAGTTGATATAGTTGATCGGTCGTATGACAGTCCCAACATAGTTGGTATATTAATTGCAACGACCCTTCCGATTGGATTTGGCATTGTTACAGCAACGAGTGTGTATGTCGTGTTTAGTGTTAATTCACAACTCGGTGCGTTCGCAGCTGGATGTGTTTTATTCACACTAATAAGTCTGCGATTACTTCTCAGGACAGTTCATGACGTTGTAATGATGACCACCGCTGATGTCTCGGCGGCTCGTTATGAACTTCGTGCCCTTGCTGGTCGTGATGCCAGTGAATTAGATGCAGCACATATTCGGTCAGCAGCCGTTGAGAGTGCGGCTGAAAACCTCGCTGATGGATTTATTGGACCGCTACTTGCGTTTACATTGTTTGCACCGGTATCGGTATCGATTGGTGTTGCTAGCGCGGCATGGGTCAAAGCAATCAACACACTGGACTCAATGCTCGGATATCGGTCAAAACCTATTGGGACTGCCTCAGCGCGACTTGACGATATTATCATGTGGGTACCTGCTCGCCTCACGGCAGCATTACTATCAGTTGCTGTCGGGCACCCACTTCTCCCACTTCGACAGCAGGTTCGTGTAGACGCAGCACAGACTACATCACCCAATGCTGGATGGCCGATGGCAACAATAGCAGCGCTTCTGCCAGCTCGTCTTCATAAACCAGATACATATGAGCTTCGAACGTCTGCATCACTTCCAGACAAATCCGTGGCTACCTATGCAATCCAGATTACACGACGAGCAGGAGTAATAGCTATTGTGCTTACAATTACTATTTTGGAGGGAATCACGTGGTTATAA
- a CDS encoding HAD family hydrolase, which yields MAVTFDLFDTLVTVSRPADPAAAVASELQTRGVTVPSDWETAYRTVHVESQRGSEVPLSTHVNAALQSRDVSAPAEYIRHAVTAAFDPTVQTRPNAITAVETAVANGPVGILSNCSVSQLVHRTLMRSDIDRSLFDAIVTSVDCGWRKPHPRAFQAVAKSLRVDPTSLIHIGDNPETDGGINDVGGHFHNITKTSLGQISTALDGEFNNNDSNIN from the coding sequence GTGGCAGTTACCTTTGATTTATTTGATACCCTTGTCACCGTCAGCCGCCCTGCAGATCCTGCTGCTGCAGTTGCATCTGAACTCCAGACGCGCGGGGTGACTGTTCCATCTGACTGGGAAACCGCGTACAGGACGGTCCATGTTGAGTCACAGCGTGGTTCGGAGGTGCCACTGTCAACTCATGTAAATGCAGCACTTCAGTCGCGTGATGTTTCGGCTCCAGCTGAGTATATTAGACATGCGGTCACTGCTGCTTTTGATCCGACTGTACAGACGCGTCCCAACGCAATTACTGCTGTGGAGACTGCAGTAGCCAATGGTCCAGTCGGGATTCTCTCGAACTGTTCAGTATCACAATTAGTTCATCGAACACTGATGCGCTCAGATATTGACCGCTCATTATTTGACGCGATTGTCACGAGTGTTGATTGTGGATGGAGGAAGCCACACCCACGAGCATTTCAAGCGGTGGCAAAGTCGCTTCGCGTTGATCCGACGAGTCTTATTCACATTGGTGATAATCCAGAAACAGATGGTGGTATCAACGATGTTGGTGGGCATTTTCATAATATCACTAAGACATCGCTCGGGCAGATTAGTACAGCACTTGACGGTGAATTCAATAATAACGACAGCAATATCAACTAA
- a CDS encoding nicotinate-nucleotide--dimethylbenzimidazole phosphoribosyltransferase, whose amino-acid sequence MRVILVAGTTKTATIEGISAAGATSRLLMHTPSADAEIISYGLPIQAPVTPISPSGCPTPAVITRAIRERIGFDLTIIDAGLARPTGAPTVSVGARPGRDIRESEPVPTAPELFINAREFGQSLPDDQIVIGETIPGGTTTALAVCRALGVDVPTSSSIPTNPLRLKQNVTDKALSTAGISPGQFAHNPKHAIRAVGDPVLAVAAGTTVGAIESNTDVILGGGTQLLTVAALVRHAGVSERATLATTSYLAADVTGLNETATALNLDLIVTNPEFGAHDVDAGPLSEYANGVAKEGAGMGGALALIAEADRLNEVIPAVQHVLNRIEQQQSHENTVTYTDTKST is encoded by the coding sequence ATGCGAGTAATACTTGTTGCAGGAACGACGAAGACGGCTACAATAGAAGGCATCAGTGCTGCTGGTGCGACGTCTCGTTTACTCATGCACACGCCGAGTGCAGACGCAGAAATCATTAGCTATGGTCTCCCTATCCAAGCACCTGTTACCCCGATAAGTCCAAGCGGTTGTCCAACGCCTGCAGTGATAACCCGAGCAATTCGAGAACGGATTGGATTTGATCTGACTATCATCGATGCTGGACTTGCCCGTCCAACTGGTGCGCCGACGGTCTCTGTTGGTGCTCGTCCTGGTCGCGATATTCGTGAATCAGAGCCTGTTCCGACCGCCCCGGAATTATTTATTAACGCACGGGAGTTTGGGCAGTCACTACCTGATGATCAAATTGTTATTGGAGAAACTATACCAGGTGGAACAACAACAGCACTCGCTGTTTGTCGTGCCCTTGGTGTTGATGTCCCAACATCATCATCAATCCCCACAAACCCACTCAGACTCAAACAAAATGTGACTGATAAGGCCCTTTCGACAGCAGGCATCAGTCCTGGTCAATTCGCACACAATCCTAAACATGCGATTCGGGCTGTTGGCGATCCGGTATTAGCTGTTGCTGCGGGGACAACTGTTGGCGCAATCGAATCTAATACGGATGTTATCCTTGGCGGCGGAACACAACTGCTGACGGTTGCAGCTCTTGTCCGTCATGCTGGTGTTTCCGAGCGAGCGACGCTCGCAACGACATCATATCTTGCTGCAGATGTCACAGGATTGAATGAGACAGCAACAGCACTTAATCTTGATTTAATCGTCACGAACCCTGAATTCGGGGCTCATGATGTCGACGCTGGACCACTCAGTGAGTACGCCAATGGTGTTGCTAAAGAAGGAGCTGGGATGGGTGGTGCACTTGCGCTTATTGCGGAGGCGGACCGACTGAACGAGGTGATTCCAGCAGTGCAACACGTTCTAAATCGTATTGAACAACAGCAGTCTCACGAAAATACTGTTACGTATACCGATACGAAGAGTACTTAA
- a CDS encoding aminotransferase class I/II-fold pyridoxal phosphate-dependent enzyme, translating into MNPEAVADVDRVPHGGSEDTSRLDFSANTNPDRPPGVAEVYESALSDATRYRDDFSAFTQAAASYVNCDASMVTPVPGGLAALRLAVAVTVSSGDRVFIPEPGFSEYAREVKLQGGIPVGIAHDTIVTADTTPDDIAAVIICTPNNPTGDCIDPEVIDAFRQRCIETDTTVIIDEAFMDFIDAPSMAGARGTIVARSLTKIFGLPGLRAGFAVADGVLSDRLESARPTWSLSTPAAAVGQYCLTQDDFVRATRERVSTERERLRTALETEYTVFPSDAPFLLLDVDTTVSAIADRSPTTKTDAVDALLAHARENGIELRDARTFETLDAHVRVAIRRPHENDRLLSVLLED; encoded by the coding sequence ATGAATCCTGAGGCTGTAGCCGACGTTGACCGTGTCCCACATGGTGGAAGTGAGGATACTTCTCGCCTTGATTTCAGCGCTAACACCAATCCCGACCGCCCTCCAGGTGTTGCGGAGGTATATGAGTCAGCACTCTCAGATGCAACACGATATCGCGATGACTTTTCTGCGTTCACTCAGGCGGCAGCTTCATATGTGAACTGTGACGCTTCAATGGTGACACCGGTGCCGGGAGGGCTTGCAGCTCTTCGGCTTGCAGTTGCTGTCACCGTTTCATCAGGCGATCGAGTATTCATTCCTGAGCCGGGATTCAGTGAGTATGCTAGAGAGGTCAAACTCCAGGGAGGTATACCGGTTGGCATTGCACATGATACGATTGTTACTGCCGATACAACACCAGATGATATTGCCGCAGTGATTATTTGTACGCCAAATAATCCAACCGGAGATTGTATTGACCCAGAGGTTATCGATGCATTTCGACAGCGCTGCATCGAGACTGATACGACAGTTATTATTGATGAAGCATTTATGGATTTCATTGATGCACCGAGCATGGCTGGCGCGCGCGGAACAATTGTTGCCCGATCACTGACGAAGATCTTCGGTCTGCCGGGACTTCGAGCGGGGTTCGCAGTTGCGGATGGGGTGCTAAGCGACCGACTTGAGTCAGCACGACCGACATGGTCACTCTCAACACCAGCGGCTGCTGTCGGGCAGTATTGTCTTACACAGGATGATTTTGTTCGCGCGACTCGTGAGCGTGTGAGTACAGAGCGTGAACGACTTCGAACAGCGCTTGAGACAGAGTATACCGTCTTTCCTTCAGATGCCCCATTTTTACTACTTGATGTTGATACAACTGTTTCAGCCATTGCCGACCGAAGTCCAACAACAAAGACTGATGCTGTTGATGCTCTTCTTGCTCATGCTCGTGAGAATGGTATTGAACTTCGAGATGCACGAACATTTGAGACATTAGATGCACATGTTCGCGTCGCTATCCGTCGTCCACATGAGAATGATAGACTTCTCTCTGTCCTGCTTGAAGACTGA
- a CDS encoding double zinc ribbon domain-containing protein: protein MSKITFRADDDLVGQLEEFEGSKSEVMREALRTYLENTGAMHEGGNGSLNNDLNSDTTHHATGNKNHAGESASRKVTVNIVLDDESGIVYANKQEDAVATATGEPDTAIDAEVNRKTSSSEEISECNKCGKALIDGHVYCPNCGEKAAHRVFCECGDEIQSDWAFCPSCGRRTSAADVLKKSS, encoded by the coding sequence ATGAGCAAAATCACCTTCCGCGCCGACGATGACCTCGTCGGACAACTCGAAGAATTCGAGGGATCAAAAAGTGAGGTGATGCGTGAGGCACTCCGCACATATCTTGAAAATACGGGGGCTATGCACGAAGGCGGCAATGGGAGCCTTAACAATGATCTTAATTCAGACACCACTCACCATGCGACAGGAAATAAAAATCACGCTGGAGAGTCAGCTAGCCGGAAGGTGACGGTGAATATTGTACTTGATGATGAGTCAGGGATTGTTTATGCAAATAAACAAGAAGACGCAGTTGCAACGGCAACCGGAGAGCCAGACACTGCAATCGATGCTGAAGTAAATCGTAAGACATCAAGTAGCGAAGAAATATCAGAATGTAATAAGTGCGGAAAAGCACTGATAGATGGTCACGTATACTGTCCAAATTGCGGTGAGAAAGCCGCTCATCGGGTATTCTGTGAGTGTGGCGATGAGATCCAATCAGATTGGGCGTTCTGTCCTAGCTGTGGCCGACGAACATCTGCTGCGGATGTGCTCAAAAAATCATCCTGA
- a CDS encoding class I SAM-dependent methyltransferase gives MREFSSEYLTYTRRGLWADSRAALTPLSLEDRTRILDVGTGTGEFAQVLDTESPGDIVCLDMDPELLTIARSKTDLTTIIADATQLPIKSDAVDLVTCQALLSNLPDPVNILQTFARVSSELVAAVEPDNAAVSVASTVDTEAQIERRAREAYIAGIQTDVALGDRLSTAFDNAGLDDIVRRRHYHRRTTEPPYDDTALTAAARKAHATALRDHRTELRRELSDDAYDTLRHDWREMGRAVVDQIHSETYRRVEIIPFDVVVGRVSSDQA, from the coding sequence GTGCGAGAGTTTTCATCTGAATACCTTACATACACTCGCCGCGGATTATGGGCTGATTCGCGTGCAGCACTGACACCACTCTCACTTGAGGATAGAACTCGCATTCTTGATGTCGGGACCGGAACGGGTGAGTTTGCACAGGTTCTTGACACCGAGTCTCCTGGCGATATTGTTTGTCTTGACATGGATCCTGAATTACTCACTATTGCACGTTCAAAAACTGACCTCACAACGATTATTGCTGATGCAACACAACTCCCGATCAAATCTGACGCTGTCGATCTTGTCACCTGTCAAGCGCTATTGAGTAACCTCCCGGATCCGGTCAATATACTTCAGACGTTTGCGCGTGTTTCATCTGAGCTTGTTGCCGCGGTTGAACCGGATAATGCTGCTGTCAGCGTTGCATCAACGGTCGATACTGAGGCTCAAATTGAACGCCGGGCTCGCGAAGCATATATCGCTGGTATTCAAACTGATGTTGCACTTGGTGACCGACTTAGCACGGCATTTGATAACGCAGGGTTAGATGATATTGTTCGCCGACGACATTACCATCGCCGAACAACTGAACCCCCCTATGATGATACCGCATTAACTGCAGCAGCTCGAAAAGCGCATGCCACCGCATTACGGGATCACCGCACTGAACTCCGTCGAGAGCTTTCAGATGACGCCTATGACACGCTTCGACACGATTGGCGTGAAATGGGACGGGCGGTTGTCGATCAGATACATAGTGAGACGTACCGTCGCGTGGAGATTATTCCATTTGATGTTGTTGTTGGCCGTGTGTCGTCAGATCAGGCGTAG
- the ftsZ gene encoding cell division protein FtsZ: MQDIVEEAMQRDEEERDVAAEAGDDPEGFGSPRIVIVGAGGAGNNTVNRLYNIGVDGADTVAINTDKQHLKMIEANTKILVGKSLTQGLGAGGDPSMGERATEMAQGTIKDVLGEADLVFVTAGMGGGTGTGAAPVISKIAKEQGAIVVGMVSTPFNVERARTVKAEEGLEKLRNEADSIIVLDNNRLLDYVPNLPIGKAFSVMDQIIAETVKGISETITQPSLINLDYADMSTIMDQGGVAVMLVGETQDKNKTQEVVNDAMNHPLLDVDYRGASGGLVHITGGPDLTLKEAEGIADSITERLEASANVIWGARIQEEYKGKVRVMAIMTGVQSAQVLGPSTQKQADASRRSLEGSASEFNSTQGNTANGSTSGSESTGWQSDGGRAPREKQHGLDVIR, encoded by the coding sequence ATGCAAGATATTGTCGAGGAAGCAATGCAGCGTGATGAAGAAGAGCGCGATGTTGCCGCTGAAGCTGGAGACGACCCCGAAGGCTTTGGCAGCCCACGAATCGTGATTGTCGGTGCTGGCGGAGCCGGTAATAATACAGTTAATCGATTGTATAACATTGGTGTCGACGGCGCCGATACAGTCGCGATTAACACCGATAAACAGCATCTAAAGATGATCGAAGCCAATACTAAGATTCTTGTCGGAAAATCCCTGACGCAGGGACTTGGTGCTGGTGGCGACCCATCAATGGGTGAACGGGCGACAGAGATGGCACAGGGCACAATTAAAGATGTCCTTGGTGAGGCTGATCTTGTCTTTGTCACTGCTGGTATGGGTGGTGGGACCGGAACAGGGGCTGCACCCGTTATCTCAAAGATTGCGAAAGAACAGGGCGCAATTGTCGTTGGAATGGTTTCAACGCCATTCAATGTTGAGCGTGCACGAACGGTAAAAGCTGAAGAAGGGCTTGAAAAGCTCCGTAATGAGGCTGACTCGATTATTGTCCTTGATAATAATCGACTACTTGATTACGTCCCTAATCTACCCATTGGTAAGGCCTTCTCGGTAATGGATCAGATTATTGCTGAGACAGTAAAGGGAATCTCAGAGACAATCACACAGCCATCATTGATCAATCTCGACTACGCGGATATGTCGACGATTATGGATCAAGGCGGCGTTGCGGTCATGCTTGTCGGTGAAACTCAAGACAAGAATAAGACACAGGAGGTGGTCAACGATGCGATGAATCATCCACTATTAGATGTTGACTATCGCGGTGCCTCAGGTGGGCTTGTTCACATTACCGGCGGTCCTGATCTTACTCTCAAAGAGGCAGAGGGTATCGCAGATAGCATTACTGAGCGACTCGAGGCAAGTGCAAATGTGATCTGGGGTGCACGAATTCAAGAAGAGTACAAAGGGAAGGTTCGTGTCATGGCTATTATGACAGGTGTCCAGTCCGCACAGGTGTTGGGTCCATCCACGCAAAAACAGGCTGATGCCTCACGTCGTAGTCTCGAGGGTTCAGCGTCTGAGTTCAACTCGACGCAGGGCAATACGGCAAATGGCTCGACATCAGGGTCTGAGTCAACTGGATGGCAGTCTGATGGCGGCCGTGCACCGCGTGAGAAACAACACGGGCTTGATGTCATCCGCTAA